The proteins below are encoded in one region of Salvelinus fontinalis isolate EN_2023a chromosome 10, ASM2944872v1, whole genome shotgun sequence:
- the si:dkey-251i10.2 gene encoding putative defense protein Hdd11, with protein sequence MELLMFSLVLLQGISPCFGFPNGAPTSACDDMVPRHTGVQPQPTPAPYTILTSTRTLQTGQPITVTITGTNYRGVLLEARSAASTSTNALGSWQLPPPDTKFLQCSGNKEGAITHANTNLKDDTTVFTWIPPNNTNTIYFMATVAQQRTVYWLNIRSGTLIKGSEGIGLATGGNPGMASKGFLLLLAPCMLVSQMLPR encoded by the exons ATGGAGCTGTTGATGTTTAGTCTGGTCCTTCTACAAGGGATCTCTCCCTGCTTTGGCTTTCCCAACGGTGCACCCACCTCCGCCTGTGATGACATGGTTCCTCGCCACACTGGGGTGCAGCCACAGCCAACCCCAgcaccctacaccatcctcaccaGCACCAGGACCCTTCAGACTGGCCAGCCCATTACAG TGACCATAACTGGAACAAACTACAGAGGCGTGCTTCTGGAGGCCCGATCGGCAGCCAGCACTAGCACTAATGCTTTAGGAAGTTGGCAACTTCCTCCTCCAGATACCAAATTCCTGCAG TGCTCAGGAAATAAAGAAGGTGCCATCACCCATGCCAATACTAACTTGAAAGACGACACTACTGTGTTTACCTGGATACCACCCAACAACACCAACACTATCTACTTCAT GGCCACTGTAGCCCAACAGCGCACTGTCTACTGGTTGAATATCAGGTCAGGAACTTTGATCAAAG GATCAGAGGGCATTGGTCTGGCTACAGGTGGAAATCCAGGGATGGCCAGTAAAGGATTTCTGCTGCTCCTTGCCCCATGTATGCTGGTGTCACAGATGCTCCCAAGATAG